One Gossypium arboreum isolate Shixiya-1 chromosome 13, ASM2569848v2, whole genome shotgun sequence genomic window, agtgCTTTTacttttgtattattttaaaatccTAATACaaccattaaaattataaatatttttctcaaaatttgtcAATTTAACATGCTGATTAAGTTGTCATTGTGTGACATGACATAGGACTAAAATCAAATtgacaaattttaataaaattaccaACAATAATAATTATTAgactataattttaatttaaaatttaaaatttcaaacttttatacTACATTCTATAAAAGTAATTTTAACTATAAAACTTTTAATTAAACAGTGAAATTGATGTACATACACATAGTCTACATGAAAATGCAATATAAATCACTAGAAAATATGAGatctaaattaaattatttaaaaataaagccTCATAATTGAATCTTACCACCCAATTTCTAAAGGAAGATTTGGAGATCTTTCCAGTCTCAAGGGCTCCTTCGAAGAGAGGAAATATAGTATGAACTTCTTCACTATTCAAGAACTTCAATAGGTCATCCTCTTCTATATACCTTTATATGTATTTATTAAagagaattaaaataaaaatttaagttagAGGTGATAATTATTTAGGAGAATGCAGGGAAAATGATTAAGTTGAAAGTACTTTTAAAACAAAGTTGATGGAGAATGAATCttaaaatcaaatattatttCTCTTCTTTTGTGTGCTTGTGCGACAATTTTTCTCGTTTTTATTCTAaggtttaatttattattttgattacatctttatatttgaaataatagAATAACTCAACTTAAactaaaaatttcatttaaatcctATCTATATTgacataaatttatttaaattaatgaaAAGTTAAACTCGTGTAATCTATAAGATTATATGTTCAACTCAACTATTCAATTAAAACAAAGTTATATATTAAATGTGTACTTTTGTTTTGTAGAAATAAAGGTAACGAAATGTACTCCATTTTTATGAGTAGGAATCAAATCTTCAACCacataattaaaaaaaacaagataaatagtcactaaattacaCCTCATAAATTATGATaaataattagtaaaaatatgtatttaacTTAATGCTAATATTTAATATATGGATAATAGATTAAAActtcaatatttataatttaaataaattgagGAAACTTCCTTTCCTATGCTTTGTTGATGGAAAGAGACAAAGTATGTAGCCACTGGTTCTTTAAAACTGAAAGACATAATTATTTATTTgccttataaaaaattattttaatattttattttatttttaatttgtattaTTTTTGAATCATCTTTAAAtagattaaaaaattaattttactaGTGTGGCATCCATGTGCAGTCCATGTTGACaagtaattaattttaaaaatttaaaaatattgtttataattttttaatttttaaaaatattgtttaAAATCATCTTTTAGCAATTCATGTGGATATCACATCAAGAAAGATATTCCATCTATTTTGAGGTAATTTGACAAATAATACAAGTTTAAAtactaaaaaatagaaaaatccatTCGTTTTGAATTGTTTTGATAAATAAtgcaaatttaaaattaaaagagatgaaaattaaatagaaagttaattttttaaaaagaattaaaagctaaaaTAATTTGTAATGCCAAACAGAaaaaaacataaaacataaaaccaTGCAGTGAATGGTCGAGTATCACATATATTATATAGCCGTACAATTCCTATGGACAAATGTGATTTTAGGACCATTTTTTGGTTTCTACGATGCGTCATTCTCAATCAACACTATCTATACACTTTCACATTGTTTGTAAAAACTAACCTTACCTTTGCTTTTCTTTTAAAAAGATTTATTCATTTCTATTTACCTTTTGAAATTAGTAATCTTACCTTTGGAAAATACCTTATCTATATAATTTCCTTCTTTTCCCAAACAaagtttattaaaatttattagatACCAAAAACAAAatcatttatcttatttatttaatatatattatggtAATTTAAAGTTATTAATCTAATATGTATATACAATAGCAATTTAGAGTTATAATTATGAAATATAATCCAATATATTATAGTTGAATTCTCGAACCATAAATTATTAATACTTGGCAGGTTACCATGTTAtagaaaacataattttatcCTTAAATTATACCCTTCTAATTTTACTCTTAAATTgatgataaaaatatatttatttctaataaataaaaacatttcaGCTTGACTAATAATAAAATTGATCACGGTCAACTAACTAAATTTAGGAAACAAATCtttaaaatcatataatgatAACTAAGATGATTTGAATCATTACTACTCAATAAATTAATTCTAAAATATTAATAACATATCACGTGAATTACTGgtgtatattaaaatattaatgacaaaaaaatatattttaataaataattatttaagaatTTTTCTGATATTTTTATTCCTAATAAATATTACTACTTAGATTTTTCAACCTGACAGTTTTTTTTATAACaactttaacaatttttaatTCCTAGGTTTAAATTCTTCCTTTATTTATGCTTAAATTAGTGACAATATTTTAATTGCtaataattttttcaaattagttTACAAATATTCTTTAAATATTAGTGCTGAATTTTTGGCCCATAACTTTTGTTTTTAAAGTAATATCTTTTAATGTATATTTAATGTatatcttttaattatttaaatataataaatttaaatatgagaaaagattatataaaattatgatttCACACCATATTTATCTTTTTCCAATAAGAGAATATCAAATCATATTTTTTCTTGCACTTTTACATTTTTAGTTGAATTAAAAATTTTCAGGAGAAAAACACTAAAAATCAAGAGAAAAATTTGTTAGTCATTTTCCTATTGAAAAGGATAAGGATGATGTGGAATTCCTTCtccttaaatatttttaatgggatataattattatcattattttataaataacacaactaatataaaaattaattatataatactTTACTGcatatatgtttttttatatttattaaatattttcgaTTAAAAGATGACAatgataataatattttttaaaattttttcttatGCTTAATTAATGAACAGTTTATACCATAAATGTTTCTACACATAATTCTTTATCAAAATGcacaataattaaaaatttaatattagtAGATCATATatgcaaaataattaaaaaataacataaaattatatacacCTCAATATGATTTTAAatctaataaaaagaaaaattaaattaaattttaataagttttGACGAGTTtaatatttcattaaaatttaaatctCTCACACCAAAAAAGATAATCGCtttctaatttttaaaagttcATCTTTATATACTTTCGTAAAAACAATATCAGGAATTTTTTTCGATTgcatattgaattgaaaattgtttatgtttgaattttttcataaatagattatttgagttaattttgaaaattttaaaacactAATATAAATTGATAGAAGTTGTAGTCTTTTATAATTTAAGTGCTTCAATGAATTTTATTACCCTCGTGTTAAAGAAGACTGTTACTTTCGAAAATCAAAGGATGACATGGTGATAATTTTTTGTAGGTTTTAAGTATTTCAAAAGATGAAAGTTAAAAGATTGTATTCAATTTCGAAGAAGATGAAAAATATGaccttatttttttaattttcaagaacacaaaaaatacattttttttttcaaatacaaGATACAAAataagaaatggctttatttttaaaataaattcggTTGACTTTATGGTTTTCTAGTAACTTAAAACTGGAGATTCAAGTTTAGTCGGTGTCGTGTGATTACTGGTTTTAGAAAAAATATTAACGGttaaaaataaaaagcaaaaagctactaatgaaaaaaaaaagtttttttttctcAAATGTACTGCAAAAATGGAAAGTAAggaaataaaatttcaattattaaaGTTGAAGGaacaaatttacaaattaaaccactcaacattttatactttatttataagtacttttgaaatttaaatttactCAATTAGCCCTTAAATTTGCTCATTCTTTCAATTATTTGAaattataacaataaaattaCTACAGTAGTCATTACATATAATAAGTTTATATTGAAGTTTTCTAATTTcacaatatttttaaatttacatgGAATTATTTATAATAACCAATTTTTAATATTGCATTAGTATTTTTATTGTATTACcacaaaaaaaattagaaattaataTGAAACATATTTGGTGCACCGTCGGTAGAGTTTTTAAACTTCACAAATAAATAAAGTCAAGGATTTGACAAGTGTCTTATagacatataataaaatattaaaaataaatattaaaaaatagagaATGAGTGTAGGAATTGATTAAAGTCGTATTTAAATTGTTTAGGATGATTTTAAGTTGGATGATATCACAAGTCAAAAAATACtaacttaattaaaaaataaataaattatattattataaaagcggtgtatttttatatttttacctaTACTAAAAAAAATCCTAGGATTTTTGTTGTCAACCAAACcttggaaagaaaagaaaatcccaAGTGGAGTTCAATGATGAGTGTGCATTTTCcactataaatataaatattcccCACTTTCTGTGCACAAGATTTAATTGCTGTGAAAGTGCATATCACAGCTAAGATAATGGCTGCATTCCTCTATTTTTTATAAATTCTTGAATAttctaaaaagaaaaagattgaTTAAGACAGAAGGAATTAGTGTCTCAAATAAATAAAACGTGACAGAGTGACATTCCTGTTCTTATATATCAAACGGAATGAGTGCGCAGTGGGGTTGGACTATATATATTCTATGACTTGATGATGACTGGAATTCTAGCATGTTTCAAAGTAGAGATGGAATTGGGAGCATATCATGTTGCATACGTGCTAAATTATGGGCCTGCAATTAGCAGCCTTTTTGCTTTTagaaaatgtaaaagaaaaaaatggatgcttattcttttttatataaaaatatgatcTTTTTccaaatgttgaaattttgtaattaattttaCAGAGCTGATGCATTTGATAGTGCTTTCTAGctcattaaattttttttaaaacaattatggaTAATATGGGATGGTATTCAATGTATCTATAAATCCTTGGCGTTTTATTTTCATGGTTCAACTTCAATCTAAGAAATGAGATTATAAAATGATTCATTAGATTCCGATGGGCAATGAGGAATTAAGCAATAACAGGGTTAAAAGGCAAACTTACTTGGCCCCTGGCTTGGCCACATTCTTGAAGATCCTCTGAGCACATGTCCGAGCATCCCACTCGCTGTTAATCTCCGATTCCCCCGCCCCAAAATCATCGACCGTCCTGGATATCGTGGACAATCCCGACGACTTAACGTAGTTGACCAGCCTCTTGACGCTCCATGCATTAGCTCTCCCTTCCAAGCTAAGCTTCTTCAGCTTCTCTATGTCAATCCTTCTCGACCCTTTCTTCGACAACGTTCTGGCCACGCCTCCGCCGCTGCCTTCCGGGCTCAGCCTGGCAGGCATGGTTTTAGCATGCTTCAGTCCTCGTTTTTTAGGCTCTTCGTCTAAGGGAGGCCCCGAAAGTGCATCCAGGATATAGTGATGGAAAACGCTCTCTTTCATGCGATCAAAGAAGGTGGCTACGTGAAAGGATGAAGCTAATACCTTCACCAAAACGATTTTCAGTAGCCAAATTGTGGCGCCGGTTAGAACAGCAATCAGGCCGAGAAATGTTTTTTTAACAACGATGTTTTGTTTGTGAATATCAGGGAACATGATCATCCAACTTATAAGAACTAACCCTAACCAAGCACAGTTTTGAAAGCTCTTCCTTAATCCATATACGAAATATAGAACCTTTTCACGAAGCATGAAATTCCGTTCTATAAGGAAAACCATGAACCCAACAACCCAAGCCGACACCAAGCGTCCGCAAAACAAAACCATGATCATAAGACACCATTTCCATAACTCTAAACCCCAACAAAGTTTGTGTTGGAGCGATTGTAGAGTTAAAGAACATATCAAACAAATCATGATAATGATGAAGAGAACGAACTCAATTAAAGCTCTTCTGTtgatctttctttttcttcttcttcttctgtaCTCGGCTTCCTTACTATCTCCTACATTACCATCTTCTTCTTCGTCGTCGAACCAGTCGTCATCGGAGTCGGTGGAGGAGGTATCGTGGTGAGGGTATAAGGGTTGGTTTTCATCGGATTCGGGGATGGGTTTGGGAGTTAGAGGGAAGGTTGTTTCTGCAAAACGGGCTCTGGGTTTAGAGAAGTTGAGACGGCGAAGAGTTTTTGTTTTTGCGGGGGTTTGTTGTTGTGAGAGTGGAAGGGTAATGTTGTTACTATCTGCCTGAGCCTGTGCCTGAGGAGATGATTCTTTGTGTTTGGAGTTTGGTTCATCCATGAAGAGGACTACTTGATCTGAATTGGGCTTCTGTTTATTTTGGTTTTGAACCTCCATTAAAGCTCTCCCTCAGTCTTTCTAGCTTTGtagaagaagaaaaggaaagaaaggaagagtTCATAGACAAAAATGGCTTCAATATTTTCTTCAAAAACTGGGTGAGAGAGTCGAAACTGATGCTGGCCGGAGTGTACGTGTGAAT contains:
- the LOC108482183 gene encoding mechanosensitive ion channel protein 10 → MEVQNQNKQKPNSDQVVLFMDEPNSKHKESSPQAQAQADSNNITLPLSQQQTPAKTKTLRRLNFSKPRARFAETTFPLTPKPIPESDENQPLYPHHDTSSTDSDDDWFDDEEEDGNVGDSKEAEYRRRRRKRKINRRALIEFVLFIIIMICLICSLTLQSLQHKLCWGLELWKWCLMIMVLFCGRLVSAWVVGFMVFLIERNFMLREKVLYFVYGLRKSFQNCAWLGLVLISWMIMFPDIHKQNIVVKKTFLGLIAVLTGATIWLLKIVLVKVLASSFHVATFFDRMKESVFHHYILDALSGPPLDEEPKKRGLKHAKTMPARLSPEGSGGGVARTLSKKGSRRIDIEKLKKLSLEGRANAWSVKRLVNYVKSSGLSTISRTVDDFGAGESEINSEWDARTCAQRIFKNVAKPGAKYIEEDDLLKFLNSEEVHTIFPLFEGALETGKISKSSFRNWVVHAYVERKALAHSLNDTKTAVQQLHRLASAIVVVIIIVVSLLVMGVATIKVIFVVTSQLLLVGFMFQNTCKTIFESIIFVFVMHPFDVGDRCVIDGVQMIVEEMNILTTVFLRYDMEKIYYPNSVLLTKPISNFRRSPDMGDTVDFTIDVSTPIEDINALKKAIQLYIESKPKHWSPKHTLIFKEIENMDKMKLVLCVQHTINHQNYGEKSSRRSELVFELKKIFEALGIKYRLLPQEVHLITNQLNNIMPNANANARIPT